The sequence AGCCAGACGGTGTGGGTGAAGGGGGCGTCGTAGGTGAGGTCGAGGCGGCCGCCGCCCGCGGGCAGTTCGAAGCCCTGGGCCCAGCCGTCGACGGTCACCCGGGTCAGCGCCTGGCCGTCGACCGTGGCCTGCCAGCCGGATGCGGCCTCGTCGGCGATCCGCAGGATGCGGCCCTCGTCGCCCGCCGGGATCTGGGAGTGGGCCTCGACGGGCCCCGAGGCGACCGGAAGGCGTTCGCCGTCACCGCCGGCCGGGACCACCATCACGCGGGCGACCTGGCGGTCCACCCGCCACAGGGCGCTGCCGTCCAGCTGGCTGAGGCGGCTGAGGCCGGGGGTCGTGTCGAGGACGCGGCTCATCTGGCGCGGGGCTCCGTCGCGTACGAGGACGTAACGGATGGCGAAGTTGCCGAGCTGGCCGCCCTGGTCGGCGCCGGAGCCCGCGACCAGGTTGGCGACGACCTTGTCGAGGTGGCTGTTGGAGCCCGCCGCCTCGGTCAGTTCGCCGTCGCCGAGCCGGGCGCCGGAGCCCCGGACGAGGCTGTACGAGACGGCCTCGGGCGAGGTGCCGCCGAGGACGAGGGTGCGCGCCTGGTCCTGGGTGGAACTCTCCTCGGCCACGAACGCGGGCACCTGGACGGGGTCGCGGCGCTCCAGGGGGCCGTCGGCGCCGCCGATCATCCAGCCGACGGCGGCCAGGGCCGGGGCGAGCCCGGCGGCCAGGGCGATCAGGGCGGCGACGGGCTGGCGCCAGCCGAAGCTCTGCTCGGCGACCCGGACCCGCGCGCCGTCGGCGCCGACGAGTGCGGCGGCGATCAGGGCGGCGCCGTAGACGAGGGTGGCGGGTCCGGCCCAGGTGGAGCCGTTGGCGAGGGCCGCGAAGAGCAGGCCGGTCAGCGCGGTGGCCCAGGCGGCCCGGACGGCGAACTGCCGGTCCTCGCGCAGCAGGGCGGCGAGCGCCGCCAGCACGACGCCGAGGAGCAGGAAGCTGCCTGCCGCCTTGGGGCCGCCGGGGCTGATCCCGAGCAGGTCGTACGCCGAAGCCGTCCCCGTACCGATGTCCAGGCCCGCTTCCCGCAGGAACGCGGACGGGTCGGTGAGGAGCGTCAGCGACCAGGGCGCCAGCGCCAGCATCGGGGAGCCGACGGCGGCGAGGAAGCGGAGCCCGTACGCCGCGATGTCGTGGCGGCGCAGCGCCAGCACGCCGAGGCCGAGCACCACGGCGAGCGGCCACACGATCGGGGTGAAGGCGGTGGTGACGGTGAGGAGCAGGGCGAGCGCCCAGGTCGCGCGCCAGCTGCCGCGCGGGGCGTCCGGGTCGGTGCCGTTGCGGAGCCCGTGGGCGGCGACGGCGGCGCGGGCGATCAGCGGGAGCAGGACGAGCAGGACGGCGGTGCCGAGGCGGCCGGTGGCCAGGGCGCCGGTCGCGGCGGGCAGGAAGGCGTACGCGACGCTCGCCCAGGCCCGCAGGAGCCGCGAGGGGAGCAGCGGGCGGGAGGCGAAGTACGCGGTGAGCCCGGCCAGCGGGACCGAGCAGACCAGCAGCACGGCGACGGCGAAGCCGGTGGAGCCGAGGAAGAGGGCCGACAGGGCGGCCAGCAGCGCGAGGTAGGGCGGGGCGGTCTCGGTGGAGCCGGTGGAGATCGTGTGCCAGGCGTCCGCGTACCGGTCCCAGAGCTCGCCGGCCTCCGCCGGGGCGGGCAGCAGGGCGCCGCCCGCGAGGGAGCCGCCGGTGAGCAGGTTGCGGCAGGCGATGAGGGAGACCACGAGCAGCAGCGCGAAGAGGACCGGGCCGGGTTTGCGGCCGATCCGCTTGAGCCGCGCGAACTGGTCGACTTCGAGGAAGTCGGCGTCGTCGCCGCCGGGCCCGGACTCGACGGCCCCGTGCCGCGAACCGCTGGACTCGGCCTCGCCCTTGCTGCCGAAGTTGCCGGCGACCTGTTCGACGGTGGCGCGGACGGTGGCGCCGGGCGGCGGGAAGAGCGCGCGCAGTTCGGCCGCGTCGACCACGCCCTTTCCGCGGTCGCGGCGGGCGGCGAGGATGCGGCCGGGCCGCAGCAGAGTGCCCAGGAGGCCGGTGACCTCGTCGAGTGCCTGTCCCGGGACCTTGCCGACGAGGTAGGCGAGGGTGCGCAGGAGGGTGCCGACGACGAGCCGGAGCAGGACCCAGGGCAGGGCCTTGGCGCGCGCGTTGACGAGCATCGTGTAGACCGCGCCCGCCTTGTCGACGCGGTGCGGGCCGGCGACCGAGCGGCCGGCGCAGTCGATGGGGCGGCGCTCGCGGGCGGAGGCCTCGGCGTGGCGCAGGGCGGCGTCCGGGGCGACGAGGACCCGGTGGCCGGCGAGGTGGGCGCGCCAGCACAGGTCGACGTCGTCGCGCATCAGCGGGAGGCTGCGGTCGAAGCCGCCGAGCTCCTCGTAGACGTCGCGGCGGATGAGCATGCCGGCGGAGGAGACGGAGAGGACGGTACGGACCTGGTCGTGCTGGCCCTGGTCCTGCTCGCGGCGGTCCAGGCCGGTCCAGCGGCGGCCGCTGTTGGCGATGGAGACGCCGACTTCGAGGAGCTGCTTGCGGTCGTACCAGCCGCGCAGCTTGGGCCCGACGATGGCGGCGTGCCGGTCGGTGTCGACGACGCGCAGCATCGCGGCGAGCGCGTCGGGCTCGGGTGCGCAGTCGTCGTGGAGCAGCCAGAGCCACTGGACCGGTTCGCCGTGCGGCAGCTCCGGCAGGTCGTAGTTCTCGTCGACCCAGGCCCGGGTGACCGGGTCCCAGCCGCCGGGGCGCTTGAGGTAGGGCAGGTCGTCGGGGGTCAGCGGCCCGGCGGTGCGGGCCGCCTCGTCGACGGCGGTGCCGAAGCTCGTACGGCGGGCGAGGTGCAGGACACGGTCGCCGCCGAGCGCCTCGGTGACCAGCCGGGCGGAGTCGTCGGCGCTGCCGGTGTCGGCGGCGACGACGTTCTGTACGGGGCGTTCCTGCCCGAGCAGCCCGGCCAGCACGTCGGGCAGCCAGCGCGCGCCGTCGTGGGAGACGAGCACGGCG is a genomic window of Streptomyces sp. SID8374 containing:
- a CDS encoding glycosyltransferase family 2 protein — protein: MSVHSHSAAPNAAAAAPEFPRHVVTAVLVSHDGARWLPDVLAGLLGQERPVQNVVAADTGSADDSARLVTEALGGDRVLHLARRTSFGTAVDEAARTAGPLTPDDLPYLKRPGGWDPVTRAWVDENYDLPELPHGEPVQWLWLLHDDCAPEPDALAAMLRVVDTDRHAAIVGPKLRGWYDRKQLLEVGVSIANSGRRWTGLDRREQDQGQHDQVRTVLSVSSAGMLIRRDVYEELGGFDRSLPLMRDDVDLCWRAHLAGHRVLVAPDAALRHAEASARERRPIDCAGRSVAGPHRVDKAGAVYTMLVNARAKALPWVLLRLVVGTLLRTLAYLVGKVPGQALDEVTGLLGTLLRPGRILAARRDRGKGVVDAAELRALFPPPGATVRATVEQVAGNFGSKGEAESSGSRHGAVESGPGGDDADFLEVDQFARLKRIGRKPGPVLFALLLVVSLIACRNLLTGGSLAGGALLPAPAEAGELWDRYADAWHTISTGSTETAPPYLALLAALSALFLGSTGFAVAVLLVCSVPLAGLTAYFASRPLLPSRLLRAWASVAYAFLPAATGALATGRLGTAVLLVLLPLIARAAVAAHGLRNGTDPDAPRGSWRATWALALLLTVTTAFTPIVWPLAVVLGLGVLALRRHDIAAYGLRFLAAVGSPMLALAPWSLTLLTDPSAFLREAGLDIGTGTASAYDLLGISPGGPKAAGSFLLLGVVLAALAALLREDRQFAVRAAWATALTGLLFAALANGSTWAGPATLVYGAALIAAALVGADGARVRVAEQSFGWRQPVAALIALAAGLAPALAAVGWMIGGADGPLERRDPVQVPAFVAEESSTQDQARTLVLGGTSPEAVSYSLVRGSGARLGDGELTEAAGSNSHLDKVVANLVAGSGADQGGQLGNFAIRYVLVRDGAPRQMSRVLDTTPGLSRLSQLDGSALWRVDRQVARVMVVPAGGDGERLPVASGPVEAHSQIPAGDEGRILRIADEAASGWQATVDGQALTRVTVDGWAQGFELPAGGGRLDLTYDAPFTHTVWLWAQGAIAVVLVVMALPGRRREIDDDLPDEALAVAATDVDGDGRRARRLRAAAEAEAAAAEAAEDGHPADGTGEIPPLPQSAPPSASPHVPAQAEAAGPAPGEYVPDQQDTTGGYAVLPQQSYGEWDGQQYQGADQQAPTTYQQGDYAAYQQDPYTQQDPGYPSGYPDQGGYGAQDPYGQQQQYGGEQGDGGQYGGPGQYAQYDQYGQYTGEQPPYADPAQHPAESGEHPDTPGQAPWQTRNASRGESE